Within Amycolatopsis sp. FDAARGOS 1241, the genomic segment TCGCCGGCGGCGGGGGTGAGGCGGGGGTCGAGCCGCCGGTGCGCCCCACCGGGGAGCGGGAGTTCCAGCGTCCTTCACAGCGGGCTGCCGCTGCGGAACCGGCAGCTGCCGCTTCGCCGGCCCAGGCGCCGGCTGCCGCGCCGCCGCAGGCTCCGGCTGGTCGAGCTCAGGCGAGTGCCGCCGCGCCGCCGGCGAGCGAGGCTGCTGCCCCGGCTGCCGGCCAGGCTCCGGCTGCGGGTCAGTCCGCGCCGGCTGGCGGCCAGGGTCCGACTCCGGCTGCGGGCTGGTCCGCCCCGGCTGCCGGTAGGGCTCCGGCTTCGGGCCAGTCCGCACCAGCGGCCCAGACTTCGGCCCCGCCCGCTGCCGCACCCGCACGACCGGCCGACGATGGCTGGGGCACTGCGCGAACCCCGGGCGGTGGCGAGCCTTCCGGTGGTGCGGCCCAGCCCACGCCGTCCGCGGAACCGGCCGCCGCGTCGGGTCCGGCCGGTGGCCTCGACGCGGCCGCGATCCGCAACGTCTGGCCCCAGCTGCTCACCGCGTTGCGCAAGTTCACCGGCGGCCGCAGCCTCGAAGCCATGCTCACACAGGCGACGGTCGCCGAGGTCGACGGCTCGCACGTGACGCTCACGCACAAGTCCGAGCCACTCGCCCGGCGCCTGTCCGATCAGGACAACGCCCGCAAGATCGCCGGTGCCCTCACCGACGTCCTCGGTGGCGAGTGGCAGGTCCGCTGCGTCCACGGCACTGCGCCGGCCGCGTCCCCGGCCCGCTCGGCTCCGCAGCGCCAGCAGGCCGCGCCCGCGCCGGAACGCTCCTTCACCCGCCCGTCGGCGGCCCCGGCCCAGCAGCCTCCCCCCGCGGCCCCGCAGCCGGCCGCCCCGGAGCCCCCGCGCGCCCCGGAGCCGCCTGCGCGCCCCAAGGTCACCACCACCGAGCCGGACATCCCGCTCCCGCCGGAACCCACCGACGAGGACGACGACATCTACTCGGAGGACTCGAGCCCGGTCCCGCCGCCCCCGCCACCCGCCCCGGAGGACGACCCGGACGAGATCGCCCGCAAGCTCATCGCCGACCACCTGGGCGCCCGCCCGCTGGACTGAGCCCGCGCCGCCGCTCGCCCCTGAGAGCCCGGCCGCGCGCCGGTCCCACACACGAGCGGACCTTTCGCGTGGCGAACGGCCCCTGGTCCCGCCTGCGCTGTGTCGCCGCGGCCCCAGGCGCCGAGCGACGCCCGGTGGTGCCGGCGCTCTTCACCGGGCCGTGGACACGGGGCTCCAGCTCGCCGCACGGGCAGGCGGCGTTCCTTCCCGGTCCCGTGAAGGACTTCCCGGCCGTGCGGTGCTTGTGCTTGAGTGGGCCTTTCGCTCGGCGAATGGTCCGGTCCCGCGTGGGTCGCGCCGTCGAGGCTTCGGGTGCCGATCGACGCCGACAGCACCTGGCGCTCGTCACGGGTCGTGCGACGCCTGCCTCCTGGACGAGGCCCCGTCGGCCGCGTGGGCTGGCGGCATGCCGTCCCCCTCCGCGAAGGGATTTCCCGGCCGTGCGGGGCTTGTGCTTGAGTGGGTCTTTCGCTCGGCGAATGGTCCGGTTCGGCGTGGGTCGCGACGTCGAGGCTTCGGGTGCCGATCGACCCTGCCAGCACCCGGCGCTCGTCTCGGGTCGTGCGATACCTGTCTGCTGGACGGGCTCCTGCTCGCCGCACGGGCAGGCGGCGTTCCTTCCCAGTCCCGTGAAGGAGTTACCGGCGGTGCGGGGCTTGTGTACGAGCGGACCTTTCGCTCGGCGAACGGCCCGGTCGCGCCGTCGAGGCGTCGGGTGCCGATCGACCCTGCCAGCACTTGGCGCTCGTCTCGGGTCGTGCGATGCCTGCCTGCTGGACGAGGCCCCGTCGTCGGCCGCGTGGGCTGGCGGCATGCCGTCCCCGTCCGCGAAGGGAGTTACCGGCCGTGCGGGGCTTGTGCACTAGGGGACCTTTCGCTCGGCGAATGGTCCGGTCGCGCCGTCGAGGCTTCGGGTGTCGATCGACCCTGTCAGCGCCCGGCGCTCGTTTTGGGGCGTGCGATGCCTGCCTGCTGGACGGGCCCTTGTCCGCCGCGTGGGCAGGCGGCATGCTTTTTCCGTCCGGGGAGGGAGTTACCGGCGGTGCGGGGCTTGTGCACGAGCGGACCTTTCGCTCGGCGAACGGCCCGGTCGCGCCGTCGAGGCGTCGGGTGCCGATCGACCCTGCCAGCACTTGGCGCTCGTCTCGGGTCGTGCGATGCCTGCCTGCTGGACGGGCCCTTGTCCGCCGCGTGGGCAGGCGGCATGCCATCCCCGTCTGGGGAGGGAGTTACCGGCCGTGCAGGGCTTGTGCACGAGCGGACCTTTCGCCCCGCGAACGGGCCACCGTCACGCCGGAACTCTGTCGTCGCGGTTTCGGGTGTCGATCTACGTCCGGTGGTGTCGGCGGTCTTCACCGGGCCGCGGATGCGCGCCTGTCGGATGGGGCCCCCGCCTGCCGCACGGTGGCTGCGTGGGTCGGCGGCGTGCTTCCCCCCGTCCTGGGACGAGTTACTACCGGGCCCGCGAACGAGTGGACCTTTCGCGCAACGAACGAGATTCGGTGGCACCGGCGCTTGGCTCGGGTCGTTGGCTCCCTGCCCGCTGGACGAGGGTTTGCCCGCCGCAGCCTGACTGCGTGGGCGACGACGTCATTTTCAGGCCTGGGAAACAGTTACCGATCGGGCTCGCGCACGAGTGGACCGTTCGCGCGGCGAACGGAAAGAGTGGCTCGTCGCGTGCCCGGGTACCGACCGATGCTCGGCGGCACGTTCTCCAGCCACCCCGGCCGGGCCGACCCCTCAGCCGAGGTAGGTCTCGATCGCCTCCGCGATGGCGGCCGCGTACTTCGCGCGGCCTGCAGGGGACATCATCAGCGCGGCTTCGGCGGAGTTGCGCATGTTGCCGCACTCCACGAGGGCCGTGGGGCGGGTCGAGAGGTTCAGGCCGGCCAGGTCGGAGCGCGGCGAGAGGCCCGCGCTGCCGATGTAGGTCGACGTGGTGAAGCCGGCGGAGCGGAGGCCGTCGCGGAGGGTGTGGGCGAGCTGGGTGGACGGGGCGCCCTGGGCGGCGTTCAGGGGCGGCGACGAGTAGGCGACGTGGAAGCCGTGCGCGCCCGCGGACGTGGCGCCGTCGGCGTGGATGGAGACGACCGCGTCGGCGCGGGCGTCGTTGCCGATTTCGGCGCGGCGGTCGACGCAGGGGCCCACGCCGGTGTCGTTCGTGCGCGTGTAGACGACCTTGATCCCCTTGGCGGCCAACGCGGTCCCGACCTCCTCGGCCACCGCGAAGGTGAACGCGTGCTCGGCGTAACCGGCGTTGGTGGCCGTGCCGGTGGTGTTGCACGGCTTCGTCTCGCCGCGGCCGGCCGGGACCTTGCGGTTGATCTCGGCCGGGTGTGACGCGTTGCCGCCGTTGTGGCCCGGGTCCAGGACCACGACCTTGCCGGTCACGGCCGGAGCGACGGACGACGCGGACGACGCGGACGACGCGGACGTCGAGGGCACCGGCGGGACCGGCACCGGCGGCGACGTGGCCGACGGGGCAGCGGACGACGCCGGGACGGGGGCGGCCGCCGGGACAGCCGGTGTCCGGCTCGAGCACGCCGTGAGCAGCAGGACGCCGGCGAGCAGC encodes:
- a CDS encoding N-acetylmuramoyl-L-alanine amidase — its product is MVAVRANPLPLLAGVLLLTACSSRTPAVPAAAPVPASSAAPSATSPPVPVPPVPSTSASSASSASSVAPAVTGKVVVLDPGHNGGNASHPAEINRKVPAGRGETKPCNTTGTATNAGYAEHAFTFAVAEEVGTALAAKGIKVVYTRTNDTGVGPCVDRRAEIGNDARADAVVSIHADGATSAGAHGFHVAYSSPPLNAAQGAPSTQLAHTLRDGLRSAGFTTSTYIGSAGLSPRSDLAGLNLSTRPTALVECGNMRNSAEAALMMSPAGRAKYAAAIAEAIETYLG